A window of Aliarcobacter trophiarum LMG 25534 contains these coding sequences:
- a CDS encoding YkgJ family cysteine cluster protein has protein sequence MKNFIKIEDKNIFFGDCKNCQAFCCKGSYGSIFSQILKEEFASLYKNFPILFIFGSLDFIKPVVMLSNGIDSCPYLKNSSCSIYKDRPNVCKTYPLSPNIDDNIYIDSSCPEIFKGKNSLDLTLNIFENYSKKYIDTHFEFKGLKKEEFLKILNIRGVEFYKYIGKNNSIYLNYHEASLKNLDILL, from the coding sequence ATGAAAAATTTTATAAAAATAGAAGATAAAAATATCTTTTTTGGTGATTGTAAAAATTGTCAAGCATTTTGTTGTAAAGGCTCATATGGTTCGATATTTTCACAAATTTTAAAAGAGGAGTTTGCTTCTCTTTATAAAAACTTTCCAATCTTATTTATATTTGGCTCTTTAGATTTTATAAAACCCGTAGTTATGTTATCAAATGGAATAGATAGTTGCCCTTATCTTAAAAATAGTAGTTGTAGTATATATAAAGATAGACCAAATGTTTGTAAAACATATCCACTAAGCCCAAATATAGATGATAACATCTATATAGATAGCTCTTGTCCAGAAATTTTCAAAGGAAAAAATAGTCTAGATTTAACTCTTAATATTTTTGAAAACTATTCAAAAAAATATATAGATACACATTTTGAGTTTAAAGGGTTAAAAAAAGAAGAGTTTCTAAAAATTTTAAATATAAGAGGGGTTGAATTTTATAAATATATTGGTAAGAACAACTCTATTTATTTAAATTATCATGAAGCCTCTTTAAAAAACTTAGATATTTTACTTTAA
- the trpB gene encoding tryptophan synthase subunit beta translates to MSNYIPKKSIFDPNENGEFGEIFGGQYVPETLMPILKELQNEYNKYRFDNEFWDEVNALLKDYVGRENPLYFAKNISEEIGAKVYLKREDLNHTGAHKVNNVIAQGLLAKKMGKTKVIAETGAGQHGVATATIAALMGLECTVFMGAKDVIRQELNVFRMKLLGAKVVAVESGSKTLKDAMNDAIRYWVTNARDTFYIIGTVAGPHPYPMMVRDFQAIIGYEARKQILEKEKKLPDFVVACIGGGSNAIGMFSHFLEDKEVKCIGIEAGGLGIETSKHGSCLAKGAPGILHGQCSYLLQDEEGQVLEAHSISAGLDYPGIGPEHSFHKDNKTVEYDNITDKEALEAFVWLSQKEGIIPAFESSHAIAYLKKEKERLKGKTVIVCLSGRGDKDMVQAKSLLNFD, encoded by the coding sequence ATGAGTAACTATATTCCAAAAAAGAGCATTTTTGACCCAAATGAAAATGGAGAGTTTGGAGAAATTTTTGGTGGTCAATATGTACCTGAAACATTAATGCCAATTTTAAAAGAACTTCAAAATGAGTATAATAAATATAGATTTGATAATGAGTTTTGGGATGAGGTTAATGCTTTATTAAAAGATTATGTTGGAAGAGAGAATCCTCTTTATTTTGCAAAAAATATAAGTGAAGAGATTGGTGCAAAAGTATATTTAAAAAGAGAAGATTTAAATCATACAGGAGCACATAAAGTAAATAATGTTATTGCCCAAGGATTATTAGCAAAAAAAATGGGTAAAACTAAAGTAATAGCAGAAACAGGAGCAGGACAACACGGAGTTGCAACTGCTACTATAGCTGCACTTATGGGATTAGAGTGTACTGTTTTCATGGGAGCAAAAGACGTAATTAGACAAGAGTTAAATGTATTTAGAATGAAGCTTTTAGGTGCAAAGGTAGTTGCAGTTGAAAGTGGAAGTAAAACTTTAAAAGATGCTATGAATGATGCAATACGATATTGGGTTACAAATGCAAGAGATACTTTTTATATAATAGGAACAGTTGCAGGTCCTCACCCATATCCTATGATGGTACGAGATTTTCAAGCAATTATTGGTTATGAAGCTAGAAAACAGATTTTAGAAAAAGAGAAAAAGCTTCCAGATTTTGTTGTAGCTTGTATTGGTGGTGGTTCAAATGCTATTGGAATGTTTTCTCATTTCTTAGAAGATAAAGAGGTAAAATGTATTGGAATAGAAGCTGGTGGTTTGGGAATTGAAACTTCAAAACATGGATCTTGCTTGGCAAAAGGAGCACCAGGAATACTTCATGGTCAATGTTCATATCTTCTACAAGATGAGGAGGGACAAGTTCTTGAAGCTCATAGTATTAGTGCAGGACTTGATTACCCAGGAATTGGACCTGAACACTCTTTTCATAAAGATAATAAAACAGTTGAATATGACAATATAACAGATAAAGAGGCTTTAGAAGCTTTTGTTTGGTTAAGTCAAAAAGAGGGAATAATTCCTGCTTTTGAAAGCTCTCATGCAATAGCATATTTAAAAAAAGAGAAAGAGAGACTAAAAGGAAAAACGGTAATTGTTTGTTTATCGGGGCGTGGTGACAAAGATATGGTTCAAGCAAAGAGCCTACTAAATTTTGATTAA
- a CDS encoding DedA family protein: MREIFRKIQPYSGKIFAVFLVLFVSFLAYSLYLAPVSGIEEKFVYLLKQHGYIILFVWGMLEGEAGLIMAGLLSHSGDMNLFLAIFVAGLGGFAGDQVYFYIGRFNKEGVLKRLRGQRRKFAFAHLLLKKHGWPIIFTQRYMYGMRTIIPISIGLTRYDARKFAFINLISAWCWASITIVPVWYFGNEIMVVLHWAKEHWYLAIPVAVVFGGGIIYYFSKATKKIEKRIMNES; the protein is encoded by the coding sequence ATGAGAGAAATATTTAGAAAAATACAACCATATTCAGGGAAAATTTTTGCGGTTTTCCTTGTACTATTTGTCTCTTTTTTGGCATATAGTCTTTATTTGGCTCCTGTTAGTGGAATTGAAGAAAAATTTGTATATCTTTTAAAACAGCATGGTTATATAATACTTTTTGTATGGGGTATGTTAGAAGGTGAAGCTGGACTTATTATGGCTGGGCTTCTATCTCATTCTGGAGATATGAACCTGTTTTTAGCAATTTTTGTAGCTGGTCTTGGTGGTTTTGCTGGAGATCAAGTCTATTTTTATATTGGAAGATTCAATAAAGAAGGAGTTTTAAAAAGATTAAGAGGGCAAAGAAGAAAGTTTGCTTTTGCTCATTTACTTTTAAAAAAACATGGATGGCCAATAATCTTTACTCAAAGATATATGTATGGAATGAGAACAATTATTCCTATTTCAATAGGTCTTACAAGATATGATGCTAGAAAGTTTGCTTTTATAAATCTAATTTCTGCTTGGTGCTGGGCGTCTATTACAATTGTTCCTGTTTGGTATTTTGGAAATGAGATTATGGTTGTTCTTCATTGGGCAAAAGAGCATTGGTATCTAGCAATTCCCGTAGCTGTTGTTTTTGGCGGAGGAATTATATACTATTTTAGTAAAGCAACAAAAAAAATTGAAAAAAGGATAATGAATGAAAGTTAA
- a CDS encoding aminotransferase class I/II-fold pyridoxal phosphate-dependent enzyme, which produces MYKNINTALCHLKDFAPFKDPTNSSHFPIYNTATFDLKNQSGDKIYDYTRSDNPTREALENFFSFAENGAGTVCTHTGIASVALLFETTLKANSTILVEADCYGGTFRLLKIFKEKYNIEVIFTDFSDFQMLEHILKTSNVDLTLCESPTNPGLKIIDLEKVAKLCKKYNSLFAVDNSLATFISQKPLDLGADFSLFSTTKYISGHGSVIAGAIVAKTKENSDKLHYYSNAHGHNQNPLDVHLISLGVPSLKIRAKVSSKNSIKLAKFLEKQDFIEKVTHPALKSHKNRNLAKRQMKIIPGLFCADFKSVEVAEKFIANSKIFGEKCSFGSPDSRVEIPSKISHASFSKEELKAIGISDCTVRFAIGFESFEDLKEDLLQAIR; this is translated from the coding sequence ATGTATAAAAATATCAATACGGCTCTTTGTCATCTAAAAGATTTTGCACCTTTTAAAGATCCTACAAACTCTTCACATTTTCCAATATATAACACTGCAACCTTTGATTTAAAAAATCAAAGTGGTGATAAAATCTATGACTACACAAGAAGTGACAATCCTACAAGAGAAGCTTTAGAAAACTTCTTTTCTTTTGCAGAAAATGGTGCTGGAACTGTTTGTACTCATACAGGAATAGCTAGTGTAGCACTACTTTTTGAGACAACTTTAAAAGCAAACTCTACAATTTTGGTTGAAGCTGATTGCTATGGTGGAACTTTTAGACTTTTGAAAATTTTTAAAGAAAAATATAATATTGAAGTGATTTTTACAGATTTTAGCGATTTTCAAATGCTAGAGCATATTTTAAAAACTTCAAATGTAGATTTAACACTTTGTGAAAGTCCTACAAATCCTGGATTAAAAATTATTGATTTAGAAAAAGTTGCAAAACTTTGTAAAAAGTACAACTCTCTCTTTGCTGTTGATAACTCTCTTGCTACATTTATTAGCCAAAAACCTTTAGATTTAGGGGCTGATTTTTCACTATTTTCAACTACTAAATATATTAGTGGTCACGGAAGTGTAATTGCTGGAGCTATTGTTGCAAAGACAAAAGAGAATTCAGACAAACTTCACTACTACTCTAATGCACATGGCCATAATCAAAACCCTCTTGATGTTCATCTTATATCTTTAGGAGTTCCTAGTCTTAAAATAAGAGCAAAAGTTAGTAGTAAAAACTCTATTAAACTGGCGAAATTTTTGGAGAAACAAGATTTTATAGAAAAAGTAACTCATCCTGCTTTAAAATCTCACAAAAATAGAAATTTAGCAAAAAGACAGATGAAAATAATACCTGGTCTTTTTTGTGCTGATTTTAAAAGTGTTGAAGTAGCAGAAAAATTTATAGCAAATAGTAAAATATTTGGGGAAAAATGCTCTTTTGGAAGTCCTGATAGTAGAGTTGAAATTCCATCAAAAATCTCTCATGCCTCTTTTTCTAAAGAGGAGTTAAAAGCTATTGGAATATCTGATTGTACTGTAAGATTTGCTATTGGATTTGAGAGTTTTGAAGATTTAAAAGAGGATTTATTACAAGCAATAAGATGA
- a CDS encoding aminotransferase class I/II-fold pyridoxal phosphate-dependent enzyme produces the protein MKRDYIFYPINCGETLPQNNIHAVSCSMPTLKDVIDYEEQKEEILKKITVAYPRFIIHPYLKELSNYLKKKYKVSNDYELILLSSKKAVDVVSNFYYIHNAFQFKEDFGVIKVLKGRQYQKVLKFIQYVGYNLSSRLAEDYLYKIGLIENLQDEELEKKKYAQDIIISTLANAYKEQKENICLAPSGMNAIYSILKALKNIQARNGKSILIQFGWLYLDTTNIVSNYFEESKVFYDVTNLDILEEFLKNNQNRTLAIITEVPTNPLVKTANLKRLRELCDTYNIVLVIDSTFATPYNLDLKPYADIFVESLTKFACGNADVLMGAIILNSKFNISHIKNEFFKHCDTPYIKDMQRMALEIKDYKKRVKKISQNTKELIDFLPTLPYISKIYSSLDKENFENYKNLMFDENSLCGIISIYIENDFEKIYNALNFAKGPSLGTEFTLLMPYTYLAHYDLINSKKGREFLEKIELPINLIRISVGVEDINEIKKEFLRVKSNLN, from the coding sequence ATGAAGAGAGACTATATTTTTTATCCAATAAATTGTGGTGAAACCTTGCCACAAAATAATATTCATGCTGTTTCATGCTCTATGCCAACTTTAAAAGATGTAATAGATTATGAAGAACAAAAAGAGGAGATTTTAAAAAAAATCACTGTTGCTTATCCAAGATTTATAATTCATCCATATTTAAAAGAGCTATCAAACTATTTAAAAAAGAAATACAAAGTTTCAAATGATTATGAACTTATACTTTTAAGCTCAAAAAAAGCAGTAGATGTTGTTAGTAATTTTTACTATATTCACAATGCCTTTCAATTTAAAGAGGATTTTGGGGTTATAAAAGTTCTAAAAGGGCGACAATATCAAAAAGTTTTAAAGTTTATTCAATATGTTGGTTACAACCTATCTTCGAGATTAGCAGAGGATTATCTATATAAAATTGGACTTATAGAAAATCTTCAAGATGAAGAGCTAGAGAAAAAAAAGTATGCACAAGATATTATAATATCAACACTAGCAAATGCCTACAAAGAACAAAAAGAGAACATCTGTTTAGCACCTTCTGGAATGAATGCAATTTACAGTATATTAAAAGCTCTTAAAAATATTCAAGCAAGAAATGGAAAATCTATTTTAATACAGTTTGGTTGGTTATATTTAGATACTACAAATATTGTAAGTAACTATTTTGAAGAGAGTAAAGTTTTTTATGATGTTACAAATTTAGATATTTTAGAAGAGTTTTTAAAAAACAATCAAAATAGAACTTTAGCAATAATCACAGAGGTTCCTACAAATCCTCTTGTAAAAACTGCAAATTTAAAGAGACTTCGAGAACTTTGCGATACTTATAATATTGTTTTAGTAATTGATTCAACCTTTGCAACTCCATACAATTTAGATTTAAAACCTTATGCAGATATTTTTGTGGAGAGTTTGACAAAATTCGCATGTGGGAATGCTGATGTTTTGATGGGTGCAATTATTTTAAATAGTAAGTTTAATATTTCACATATAAAAAATGAGTTTTTTAAACATTGTGATACTCCATACATAAAAGATATGCAAAGAATGGCTTTAGAGATTAAAGATTATAAAAAAAGAGTAAAAAAAATCTCACAAAATACAAAAGAGCTTATAGATTTTTTACCAACTTTACCATATATTTCAAAAATTTATTCATCTTTAGATAAAGAGAATTTTGAAAACTACAAAAATCTTATGTTTGATGAAAATAGCCTTTGTGGAATAATCTCAATATATATAGAAAATGATTTTGAAAAAATATATAATGCTCTAAATTTTGCAAAGGGTCCTAGTTTGGGTACAGAGTTTACACTACTTATGCCATATACATATTTAGCTCACTATGATTTAATAAATAGTAAAAAGGGAAGAGAGTTTTTAGAAAAAATAGAACTCCCTATAAATCTAATACGAATTTCAGTAGGAGTTGAAGATATAAATGAGATAAAAAAAGAGTTTCTAAGAGTTAAAAGCAACCTAAATTAA
- the glmS gene encoding glutamine--fructose-6-phosphate transaminase (isomerizing), which yields MCGIVGYIGKYDTCKILLDGLKELEYRGYDSAGIAVLNEKNIDVFKAVGKLVNLEEKVNESKSGEYNLGIGHTRWATHGKPTEVNAHPHLGEYSYVVHNGIIENYKELKDELLALGHKFVSQTDTEVIVHLFEHYNNKLKDATKSFKETIKRLEGAYAILLITKDEPEKIFFYKLGSPMIVGKGIEKDEVLFASSDSALIGLASDVVYLDDRVGGVASKENIEFFSQNIVWSKLPTSKQSAQKDGFRYFMEKEIYEQSVVVSDCMLGRIKDSEINFDEIEASILDGINEIKICACGTSYHAGITASYLFERLSKIKCSVEVASEFRYKEPLLTTDTLFVVISQSGETADTLEALKMAKAAGLKTLVICNVDNSSMTRVADATILTRAGIEKGVASTKAFSTQTVVLWMLSLYFAKIRNTIDNQKLQNEINTLREVPKSLKVYENIHEKAKRLSKRYLHGHGFFFIGRDVFYPLALEGALKLKEISYLHAEGYPAGEMKHGPIALADPELFTIALMPKNMLYDKIKSNVEELSARDSTICAISPLDFPLADDFIKINDCEHYMLEFFEILIALQLLSMEISIRLKNDVDMPRNLAKSVTVE from the coding sequence ATGTGTGGAATAGTTGGATATATTGGCAAATATGATACTTGTAAGATTTTATTAGATGGTTTAAAAGAGTTAGAGTATAGAGGTTATGATAGTGCTGGAATTGCTGTTTTAAATGAGAAAAATATTGATGTTTTTAAAGCAGTTGGAAAACTTGTAAATCTTGAAGAGAAAGTAAATGAGTCTAAAAGTGGTGAATATAATTTAGGAATTGGACATACAAGATGGGCAACACACGGAAAACCAACTGAAGTAAATGCACATCCACATTTAGGAGAGTACTCTTATGTAGTTCATAATGGAATTATAGAAAATTATAAAGAGTTAAAAGATGAGCTTTTGGCTTTGGGACATAAATTTGTATCACAAACAGATACAGAAGTTATTGTACATCTTTTTGAACACTATAATAATAAACTAAAGGATGCAACAAAGTCTTTTAAAGAGACTATTAAAAGGTTAGAAGGTGCATATGCAATTTTACTAATAACAAAAGATGAGCCAGAAAAAATCTTTTTTTATAAATTAGGAAGTCCTATGATTGTCGGGAAAGGAATAGAAAAAGATGAGGTTTTATTCGCATCTTCAGACTCAGCTTTAATAGGATTAGCAAGTGATGTTGTATATCTTGATGATAGAGTTGGTGGAGTTGCAAGTAAAGAAAATATAGAGTTTTTTTCACAAAATATTGTTTGGTCAAAACTTCCAACATCAAAACAGTCTGCTCAAAAAGATGGTTTTAGATACTTTATGGAAAAAGAGATTTATGAACAAAGTGTTGTTGTAAGCGATTGTATGCTAGGAAGAATAAAAGATAGTGAAATTAATTTTGATGAGATTGAAGCTTCTATTTTAGATGGAATAAATGAGATAAAAATATGTGCTTGTGGAACTTCATATCATGCTGGAATTACAGCTTCATATCTATTTGAAAGATTAAGTAAAATAAAGTGTAGTGTAGAAGTTGCAAGCGAATTTAGATATAAAGAGCCACTTTTAACTACTGATACACTTTTTGTTGTAATATCTCAAAGTGGAGAAACAGCCGATACTTTAGAGGCTCTGAAAATGGCAAAAGCAGCTGGACTTAAGACTTTAGTTATTTGTAATGTTGATAACTCTTCAATGACAAGAGTTGCAGATGCTACAATTTTAACAAGAGCTGGAATTGAAAAAGGTGTTGCCTCAACAAAAGCTTTCTCTACTCAAACAGTTGTTTTATGGATGTTAAGTCTATATTTTGCAAAAATTAGAAATACAATAGATAATCAAAAACTACAAAATGAGATAAATACACTAAGAGAAGTTCCAAAGTCTTTAAAAGTTTATGAAAATATCCATGAAAAAGCAAAAAGATTATCAAAAAGATATCTACATGGTCATGGATTTTTCTTTATTGGAAGAGATGTTTTCTATCCATTAGCTCTTGAAGGTGCTTTAAAATTAAAAGAGATTTCATATTTACATGCAGAGGGTTATCCAGCTGGTGAGATGAAACATGGACCAATTGCATTAGCTGATCCAGAACTTTTTACAATAGCCTTAATGCCAAAAAATATGTTATATGACAAAATTAAATCAAATGTAGAAGAGTTAAGTGCAAGGGATAGTACAATTTGTGCAATATCTCCACTTGATTTTCCTTTGGCTGATGATTTTATAAAAATAAATGATTGTGAACACTATATGCTAGAATTCTTTGAGATATTAATAGCTCTCCAGCTTCTATCTATGGAGATTTCAATTAGGCTTAAAAACGATGTTGATATGCCAAGAAATTTAGCGAAATCTGTAACTGTTGAGTAG
- a CDS encoding inositol monophosphatase family protein — MQKELIKIIKKAGKILEKGFYSKKEVNFKAKKDLVTKYDLAVEEFLKKEFSKKFKEFNIIAEESNNSDVEFNNSIIIDPIDGTTNFVNGLPHTAISVGVYRDKKPYIGVVYNPILDELYFAKVKKGSFLNGKRIKVSSEDSLQKSLLATGFPYSSGENTKDLKDVVKKIENILPNCQDLRRLGSASIDLCLVARGVFEGYYEMNLKPWDVSAGIIILREAGGKITNIGGTSFDMFKDKYIVATNGKIHKELLDILDI, encoded by the coding sequence ATGCAAAAAGAGTTAATAAAAATTATAAAAAAAGCAGGAAAAATTTTAGAAAAAGGGTTTTATAGTAAAAAAGAGGTAAATTTTAAAGCAAAAAAAGATTTAGTAACTAAATATGATTTAGCAGTTGAAGAGTTTTTGAAAAAAGAGTTTAGCAAAAAATTTAAAGAGTTTAACATTATTGCAGAAGAGTCAAATAATAGTGATGTAGAGTTTAATAACTCAATCATAATTGATCCAATAGATGGTACTACAAATTTTGTAAATGGTTTACCTCACACAGCTATTAGTGTAGGAGTTTATAGAGATAAAAAACCATATATTGGAGTTGTTTATAATCCTATTTTGGATGAGTTATATTTTGCTAAGGTTAAAAAAGGCTCTTTTTTAAATGGTAAAAGGATTAAAGTAAGTAGTGAAGATAGTTTACAAAAATCACTTCTAGCAACAGGCTTTCCATATAGTAGTGGTGAAAATACAAAAGATTTAAAAGATGTCGTAAAAAAAATAGAGAATATTTTGCCAAATTGTCAAGATTTGAGAAGATTAGGAAGTGCATCTATTGATTTATGTTTAGTAGCTCGTGGTGTTTTTGAAGGTTACTATGAGATGAACTTAAAACCTTGGGATGTTAGTGCTGGAATAATTATTTTAAGAGAAGCTGGTGGGAAAATCACAAATATAGGTGGTACTAGTTTTGATATGTTTAAAGATAAGTATATAGTTGCTACAAATGGTAAAATTCATAAAGAGCTTTTAGATATTCTTGATATTTAG
- a CDS encoding leucyl aminopeptidase yields the protein MKVNIIDISKNKEFDLEIILVKDLKAVENLDSELLSNLDFKVKDETVALLVERKRIYVGFEEFSYDSLAIAISAGVKRFLSTKFKSAKLVINSELKTHFKALVEGAILGSYSFVNYKSEKENKKQELSFVLEEREQELNTILKESLIIANAVNCARDMVNTTPQDFTPKTFVKEAQKIAKDLDLECDILGEKELEKQKMMSMYSVGKASIHESQLIHLKYKPKKAKTKVVLVGKGLTYDSGGLSLKPADFMVTMKADKSGGVAVLNAIKTIAELKLPIEVHAIIGAVENMIGGNAYKPDDILKAKNGKTIEVRNTDAEGRLVLADCLCYAQDEIKGIDYIFDFATLTGACVVGLGEYTTGIMGNSESLKQKALEACQYSGEYATKLDFNRYLKKCIKSEIADVCNISNTRYGGAITAGMFLDNFIYEENKDKWIHFDIAGPAFVEKAWGYNPYGASGTGVRMAIQFIKDLTK from the coding sequence ATGAAAGTTAATATTATAGATATATCAAAAAATAAAGAGTTTGATTTAGAGATAATACTTGTAAAAGATTTAAAAGCTGTAGAAAATTTAGATAGTGAGCTTTTATCAAATCTTGACTTTAAAGTAAAAGATGAGACAGTTGCCCTTTTAGTTGAAAGAAAAAGAATCTATGTTGGATTTGAAGAGTTTAGTTATGATAGTTTAGCTATAGCCATTTCAGCTGGAGTTAAAAGATTTTTATCTACAAAGTTTAAAAGTGCAAAACTTGTAATAAATAGTGAATTAAAAACTCATTTTAAAGCTTTAGTTGAAGGGGCGATTTTAGGTTCATACTCTTTTGTGAATTATAAAAGTGAAAAAGAGAATAAAAAACAAGAGCTATCTTTTGTGCTTGAAGAGAGAGAACAAGAGTTAAATACTATTTTAAAAGAGTCATTAATTATTGCAAATGCAGTAAATTGTGCTAGAGATATGGTAAATACTACTCCACAGGATTTTACTCCAAAAACTTTTGTAAAAGAGGCACAAAAAATTGCAAAAGATTTAGATCTTGAGTGTGATATTTTGGGAGAAAAAGAGTTAGAAAAACAAAAAATGATGTCAATGTATAGTGTTGGAAAAGCTAGTATTCATGAGTCACAGCTAATTCACCTAAAATATAAGCCAAAAAAAGCAAAAACAAAAGTTGTATTGGTTGGAAAAGGATTAACATATGATAGTGGTGGTTTATCTTTAAAACCAGCTGATTTTATGGTTACTATGAAAGCAGATAAAAGCGGAGGAGTTGCTGTTTTAAATGCTATTAAAACTATTGCAGAGCTTAAACTTCCTATAGAGGTTCATGCAATTATTGGGGCAGTTGAAAATATGATTGGAGGCAATGCTTATAAGCCAGATGATATTTTAAAAGCTAAAAATGGAAAAACTATAGAAGTAAGAAATACTGATGCTGAAGGAAGATTAGTTTTAGCAGATTGTCTATGCTATGCTCAAGATGAGATAAAAGGGATTGATTATATTTTTGATTTTGCAACATTAACAGGAGCTTGTGTAGTTGGTCTAGGAGAATATACAACTGGAATTATGGGGAATAGTGAAAGCTTAAAACAAAAAGCTCTTGAAGCTTGTCAATATAGTGGAGAGTATGCAACAAAACTTGATTTTAATAGATATTTAAAAAAGTGTATAAAATCTGAAATTGCGGATGTTTGCAATATTTCAAATACAAGATATGGAGGAGCAATAACTGCTGGAATGTTTTTAGATAACTTTATTTATGAAGAGAATAAAGATAAATGGATACATTTTGATATTGCAGGACCTGCATTTGTAGAGAAAGCTTGGGGATATAATCCTTATGGTGCAAGTGGAACAGGTGTTAGAATGGCTATTCAATTTATAAAAGATTTAACAAAATAA
- the rpiB gene encoding ribose 5-phosphate isomerase B: MRYYIGADHAGIDIKAFVKELFEERGHEVVDLGPFSKDRVDYPDFAQKVCKKVLEDTGSFGILICGSGLGMSMAANKFEGIRAALCHNEYSARMARKHNDANVLCLGERVSGQGMIESIIKAWDKAEFEGGRHTQRVEKINALGKMGSCRV; the protein is encoded by the coding sequence ATGAGATACTATATAGGTGCTGATCATGCTGGAATTGATATAAAAGCCTTTGTAAAAGAGTTGTTTGAAGAAAGGGGACATGAGGTTGTTGATTTGGGTCCTTTTTCAAAAGATAGAGTTGACTACCCAGATTTTGCACAAAAAGTTTGTAAAAAGGTTTTGGAAGATACTGGCTCATTTGGAATTTTAATTTGTGGAAGTGGCTTAGGAATGAGTATGGCTGCAAATAAATTTGAAGGAATAAGAGCAGCCCTTTGTCACAATGAATATAGTGCAAGAATGGCTAGAAAACATAACGATGCAAATGTTTTGTGCTTAGGAGAAAGAGTGAGTGGACAAGGTATGATTGAATCAATAATCAAAGCTTGGGATAAAGCAGAGTTTGAAGGTGGAAGACATACTCAAAGAGTCGAAAAAATCAATGCTTTAGGTAAAATGGGAAGTTGTAGAGTATAG
- a CDS encoding adenine phosphoribosyltransferase, whose product MSKEILTQKERDTLLNSIRTVEDFPKPGIHFKDITTLLNNHEAFELLMQHLEDRYKKENLDFIAGIEARGFLFGTALATRLKIGFVPIRKKGKLPSTTLCEKYELEYGFDEVEIHFDAFGDIKNPRVLLIDDLIVSGGTAYAASNLIEKLNATLVEACFILNFSILSGKAKLQEKTSVYSVLEI is encoded by the coding sequence GTGAGTAAAGAGATTTTAACACAAAAAGAGAGAGATACGCTTTTAAACTCAATTAGAACAGTAGAAGATTTTCCAAAACCTGGAATTCATTTTAAAGATATTACAACACTTTTAAACAATCATGAAGCCTTTGAACTTTTAATGCAACACTTAGAAGATAGATATAAAAAAGAGAACTTAGATTTTATTGCAGGAATTGAAGCTAGAGGTTTTTTATTTGGAACAGCACTTGCTACTAGGCTTAAGATAGGGTTTGTACCAATTAGAAAAAAAGGAAAACTTCCTAGTACCACTTTGTGTGAGAAATATGAGCTAGAATATGGTTTTGATGAAGTTGAGATTCATTTTGATGCCTTTGGAGATATTAAAAATCCTAGGGTTTTATTAATAGATGATTTAATTGTAAGTGGAGGAACAGCTTATGCAGCTTCAAACTTAATAGAGAAATTAAATGCTACTTTGGTTGAGGCATGTTTTATTTTAAATTTCTCTATTTTATCTGGAAAAGCAAAGCTACAAGAGAAAACTTCTGTATATTCGGTATTAGAAATATGA